One Odontesthes bonariensis isolate fOdoBon6 chromosome 12, fOdoBon6.hap1, whole genome shotgun sequence genomic window, GTCCCATATCTAGAAGATGTGCAGAAAACTCTTTTCAAATGTCTTCATTCTGTATGTTGTCTCTGTTTTGGTGTCTTCTTCCATTGTTGCATCTAACTGATGGAAACAGGGAGTTTTTCACCTCTGTTCAGTGTTGTACATTTGAAGTATTTGCAGTAtttgcaacaacaacaacaacaaaaaaacaattcacATTGAAATAGATGTACAGTCAACAGTTTTCAAAGTATCCACTATGTTGCACTTCTGACTATTTTTGATTGTGTTACTGTGTCAGTCAGAATCAATCCCTTAAATGATGCAGTTACACAATTCTTAATTTCTGTTCAATCAAAAGACAGAATGTTAGATCTCATGTACATGTATTACATTTTCATCAGCTATCACTTTAAATTAATTCAAACCTACCACTCAATGGAAATCACCATTCACAAAACTGCAGTATCGCAGCAAAGCTCCGAGATTCACAGCGACATTTGGAACAGCTACATTTTTATCTGGCCCCCCTGGTCTGCTGTTTCACATCATGAGTTACCATGCCAACAGAAGCTTTGAGTGCTTTCCAGACattggctgccttttgtctGAACATCATCTGACCAATACTCAGGTTAACTGTGGTGCCTGATATGTACAGTGAGGTCACTGTGAAGGAAACCCAACTACTGAACGAAAAGTGTGGGCAGAGCATATAGGTCATTACGTCAGTGATATTGAAGGCGTAATACAAAATATAGAGAACTGCTTGCAAGATTCCAGTGATTGTGACTCTCATCTGACTTTGCATCGTTGGTGTGGTGAAGTGGCTTCCAGCCTGTGCCATGCTCTTCATGTGCCTGTGCAGGTAGTGCACAGTGGAAAAGCTTGACGCCATCATAATACACAAACAGATAAACATATAGGTATAGATGGTTATCACTATTTCATTGCCAGAAAATTCCGGAATACCTTGTTGATTCATTGTTCCATTATTGTAATTAACTGGTCTGGAAATGAgtaaaactgaaacactgtaAACACTAAGAAGCAAATAAAACATCTGTTCGAAAATCAAAACTGCATAGATGACGGATCTGCTGTTCCTCTTTATCCAGATCAATAGAGCTTGATGTACAGGGACAATGTTGATGAAGTAGAAGAAGTTCAGCCAAACATAACAAGTCATGCTACTTTGTCCACAATACGTAACCATTAGGAACGACCCAGTCAAGAATTCCAAGCTTGATTGGTCCTTAATTCCAATATAGAATGAAGCCAAAGAGGCAAAATAGCAAATGGAACAACAGACAATAAGCCCCAGTAGTGTCTTTAAGGGTTGTTTGATTTTTTCCCTGCAGCCCAGCGGGAACATCAGGCAACACGCAAAGAAGATGTTTACAGCAATGTtgaagaagaagagaggagcATTGATTAATACGAAAGCCAGCTCACCTATATCAATTATTTGACGTTCCATTGTTGGTTTTGAAAAGGAAAATATCAGAATGTAGTTGTATCACTCTGTGTTTCACGGTCACTTCTCCTTAAAGGACACCAGTGTCCTTTAAATAGACCCGCAAGAGGGCAAATGAAACAATATCCTGGTAGCAATGAACCgtacatatttacatacatGCAAACAGGGCCAACAGAAAGTTCTCAGATCTTCTCAAGTTTTGAAAATGACAAAttatctttcctttttttttctttgtgtggaAGAACCCAGGCATGGAGCGTCACCTCATTTATATGCAAAGTCAAAGTTAAACAGCCAAACATGATGAGGAAATGTAATGGTCTGTGTATTTGAATAGATGGAAATTTCAGTCCAGACAGATACTGTGTATATTtacagagggagagagagagagagaaaaaaaattatcatTTTGAACTTGTACgcaacaaaacatttcaaaaagTTGACTCAGGGACATGTTTACCACTTTGTTGCATCTCCTCTTTGTTAACAAGTCTATAAGCATTCAGGAATCATGTAGACCAACTGGTGAAGGATCGAATGCAAGATGTTTTCCGATTTACCTCCAGAATCTTTGGAGTTATGTTTAAACGTGTCGGTCACAACTGCATTTCAGATTCATCTGGAGGGTTTGCAGATATTTACTTTGAGCAAAAACTTCTAAACAGGAAAGGACACGAATTTACCATTCACCACAAGAATATAAATAAAGAATATAAATTCAAGCTCTAATTTTTCAACAATAGGTCTCCGACTCACTTTTAGACTATGTGTTTTGTTTCAGTTACAACACAAGCACTTAAAAGGATTTGGACAAGATGCTGTTAAaccattttatttaaataagcTCATCTGACTAAAACGCCAGAATCAACACGCTGTATCAACACAAAGGAAGAACATACTcataaaaataataatccaTGACAGAAGCAGCTAATTATGATACATCTTTACATTCAAACACTTATCAACAGTTATAATCCTTCTGGTATACAGATAATCATTTCTCATACAAATTCTCACACACATGCATCACACTTTTCACTCTCTACGTGTTActctcaaacagacacaaacacataccACAAGCCACAGGTTTATCCCTCTAAAGTCCATAGGTATGTATGAATGTGATATCCATTATGCTACTTGTGGACAACTTCGACATACATGGAATAAATAACGGCTGACATCAGGTTACAAAGTCATTCCTATGAGTCAGTCTCGATCAACAGACTTTGTGCATTCCTCTGTGGTTTGTTGCTATCATCTGAAACATTTA contains:
- the LOC142396189 gene encoding uncharacterized protein LOC142396189 yields the protein MVTYCGQSSMTCYVWLNFFYFINIVPVHQALLIWIKRNSRSVIYAVLIFEQMFYLLLSVYSVSVLLISRPVNYNNGTMNQQGIPEFSGNEIVITIYTYMFICLCIMMASSFSTVHYLHRHMKSMAQAGSHFTTPTMQSQMRVTITGILQAVLYILYYAFNITDVMTYMLCPHFSFSSWVSFTVTSLYISGTTVNLSIGQMMFRQKAANVWKALKASVGMVTHDVKQQTRGAR